The DNA window TATCTCTGACGCGCTGTTGTTGGTTTTCCAGATCAAGCAGTTTCTGGTCAAAACGTGTTTCCCGGTCTTCCAAACGCTTGCGCAGTTGGTTGGTTTCCGTCATCCTGGCCTGTTCTTCCTGCTTGGCGTGCTCAATGATGCTGATCGATTTATCCTTCGCCTGCAGAACAATTTCTTTTTCCTGCGCTTTTGCGTCTTTGACGATTGATTCCGCCTTTGCTTCCGCAGAGTCAACTTGCCGGATTGCCATTTGCTTACGGCCAAAATAACCAATCACCATTCCGATCGGAGCGGCGATGGCTAAAGTGATGATAAAGATTAAATTTTCCATAAAAAGATTCTCCTGTTTTATTAGGGAATCTTCACGATAGGTAAATAGACAAAACTATATGTTTTGCTTAAGAGACAAAGAATTGATATTTCCAACTTCCATAAAACCATCCAATAAAGATTGGCGATTTGTTTTGATAAAGTTTGAGAATATAATGTAAAATGATGTCATCTGATTCTTTGAGCAATCCACTTTCCTAGTGAAGATTCTTAGATTAACTAGTTAATTTATTTGCCAGTAAATACTAGCATAGCCGATTGGCGTTGGCAAGTCCTAAATAGCTGAAATAAAAGCAAAAACCGCCTCTTCGAATTCACACAGGACGGTTTTTTGTCGCTAATATTGGCTTTATTGGATAATTCTGTCGATTATGCCGTATTTTCTTGCTTCTTCCGCGGTCATGAAATAGTCGCGGTCAGTGTCCTTTTCAATCTTTTTCAGTGGTTGTCCGGTGTGACTTGCTAAGATGTTGTTCAACCGGTCTCTGATCTTTAAAATATGCTCAGCACGGATCTTGATATCAACCGCCTGGCCTTCCGCTCCGCCCATCACTTGGTGAATCAGGATTTCCGAATTCGGCAGGGCGAATCTTTTTCCCTTTTTACCGCCCGCGAGCAGGGTGGCACCCATGGAAGCGGCCAGTCCTACGCAGATGGTGGAAACATCCGGGCTGACATACTGCATCGTATCGTAAATAGCCATGCCGGAGGTAACGGATCCGCCGGGAGTATTGATATACAGTTTAATATCCCGCTTCTTATCTTCAGAGTCCAAAAAAAGCAACTGGGCAATTACCGTGTTGGCGATATTGTCATCAATTGGGTCGCCCAAAAAAATTATTCTTTCCTTCAAAAGACGCGAGTAAATGTCATACGCCCGTTCACCCATGTTGGATTTTTCGATAACGGTAGGGATAAGATGCATAGTTTTTATATTAATCTTTTTAAATAAAGGACATCTCTCAGTATACGATGACCGTCTTTTTTGTCAATTTGACATCAGACAATCCGCCAGCCAGTTGCCGTTTCTTTGATCCGGCCTTTAATCGTAAACCCGGCCGCTTTTTTGTGTCCGCCACCGCCGAGCAGTCGGGCGAAAACCGATACATCCACCCCGTCCTGTGTCGTTCTGAGACTTCCTTTAATTGTACCGTCTTTTTGTTCTTTCAGGACCAGTACGGCTTTGGCACCATGTAAATTGTTTAGAAAATTTGCAATCCCTTCCGCACTGTCATTAATTACTCCGCATTCTTCAAAATCTTTTTGGGTGATCACCGTCATTACCGCATCAGTATAATCGCTTTTAACCAGTCTGGAAAATGCTCTGCCCCAGAGCTTCAGTGTTCCGATTGATTGGATATTTAATGTGTTGTTGATTATTTCCTGTTTGCGCGCACCGTTGATCAAAAGCTCTGATGCATTCTGAATCGACTGTGAAGTAGTGCCGAGGTTAGAGAAACTGCCGGTATCAGTCATGATCCCGGTCAGCAAACAGGTGGCCATATCTTTGGAAATATTAAAACGGTTGTGTTCAAAAATCCGGTAAAGAATGTCGGTAGTCGATGCCGCGTTGGTTTCCACCAGGTTGATATGCCCGAAATTTGTATTGGTCGGGTGATGGTCAATATTAATAATTATTGGCTTGTATGTAAGGTTATCAATATGGATTTCAATACCGCAATATTTCAAATCTCCGGAATCCAGAATTACTATCGTATCAAATTCATGTTCATTAAATATTTTTGCATCAGTATTGATTCTTTCTACGCCCGGCAAAAAACTGAATGAATCCATCGGTTCAGTCAGGCAAAAAACGTGGTTAATCCCGACGGTCTGGTCCAGGAAGTGGGTGACTGCTAGCATTGATCCGACAGCGTCGCCATCCGGGTTTTGGTGGGCAATTACAAGCGTTCTCTCGGATTCGGAGAGTCTGTCGAATATTTCTTTATAAAGACTAGCGTTTTGGTACATATAATAGATTAAAAAAAGCCATAAATCACTCTAATCGTCTTCCGTATTTGGAAAACATGCTATCTTAGAGTTATTTATTAATTGTGTCAAGCAGGTCGGTGATATGTTGCGCTTTTTCTTCTGATTCATCCAGACGGAAGTGAATTTTCGGGATAAATTTGATTTTTATCCGGTCGCCGAGCAGTTTCTGAATATTGCCTTTTTCCCGTTCAATTTCGTGTCTTATCTGCTGATTTGCGCTGAATGGCAATATGGAAACAGAAATATTGGCATGCTTTAAATCCGGACTGGTTTCTACCTTGGTGATGGTAACCAGACTACCGGAAGAAAACTCGATCTCCCTGTTCATAATAGAACCGAGTTCTTCTTTGATAAGTTCGTTGATCTGTTTTATCCGTTGGGAAGGCATGGCCTTTCCTGTTATTTGAATTCTATTTTTCGAGCTTTTTTCTCTTCACGGTATACTTCTATGCTGTCTCCAACCTGAATTACGGCGTGAGTTTCAATTTTCATTCCACATTCCGAATCTTTCGGGACTTCTTTTGAATTTTTCTTGTCCGATTGCAGTTGCACAATATGGCCCGATCCGATTTTTTCATTATTTCTGATTATCCGGACTTTGGTGTTATTTTCTATTTTGCCCTGTTTTACTCTGCCGCCGACGATCTGACCGTCTTTCTCGTTTTTGAAAATTGCTAATATCTCCACTTTGCCGAGCTCGGTCTGAATCAGTTCCGGAGACAGCATTTTTTCCAGTTCATCTTTTACAAAATCCAGCAGTTCATAAATTATGTCATACAATTTAACATTCGCCTGGCGGTCTCTTTGGATCTCCTGCGCGTGCGTGGTCAGAACAACGTTGAAACCGATTAAATAAGCGCCGGCTGAATCAGTTTGGATAATGTCTTTTTCTGTTATATTCCCCAGTCCCTTAGATGTTATTGTTGCTCTAACTTCCGGATGCTTCAGTTTGTTTAAAGATTCAATAATTGCTTCCTGTGATCCGAGAGTATCCGTTTTCAAAATTATGTTTAAATCCTGTACCTTTTTTTCTGTCTCTTCATTTTCTGAATTTTCATTTTCTGTGTTTCTTTGGACGATTTGCTGATCTTTTTCTTTTTGGTATGAAATCTCTTTTTGTTTCTTGATCAGATCTTTAATCTCCGCTTGGTTTTTGGTAGTACGTAAAATATCTCCGACCTTTGGCGCTCCTTTCAGACCAAGGATCTGTACCGGCCTGGAAGGACCGGCTAATTTTACGATTTCCCCGCGCCAATCTTTCAGTGCTTTTACTTTGCCGTAAACATCGCCGACGATAATGTTATCGCCTTCTTTCAGTGAGCCGGTCTGTACTAAAACAGTCGCCTGCGGTCCGGCTCCTTTATCAATATGCGATTCGATGATCGTGCCGACTGCTTCCCGGTCCGGGTTTGCTACAATATTTTTCTTTTCCATTTCCGCGACTAATAAAACCATATCCAGTAATTCGGATATGCCTATTTTATCTTTTGCGGAGATTTCAGCAAATACGGTTTTACCGCCCCACTCTTCCGGAACGATTCCCATTTCCGTCAGTTCTTTTTTAACTCTTTCTACATTCGCTTCTGGCTTATCTATTTTGTTGATTGCAACGACAAACGGGAGCTTGGTGGTCTGAATTATTTTATACGCTTCTTTGGTCTGTGGTTTCACTCCGTCATCAGCGGCGACAACTAAAATGGCAATATCAGCGACGCGTGCTCCGCGCCCTCTCATGGCCGAAAATGCTTCGTGGCCCGGGGTATCGATGAGCGTGATCAATTTGCCCTTGTCTTCTATTTGATATGCTCCGATGGACTGGGTAATTCCGCCCGCTTCATCGTCAACAATATTGGTGGTTCGGATGGCGTCCAGCAGTTTGGTTTTACCATGGTCAACATGCCCCATAACAACAACAACCGGCGGGCGTTCTTCGGCTTGGGTATCGTCTTTTAGCGCATCTTCCAGAATTTTAACGTCTTCGCTTTCGCCGTTTTCTTCTAATTCAATCTTTTTGATGGTATAACCCAAATCTTCCGCGATAATGCCGGCCGTATCAAAATCAATCCGCTCGTTCATGGAGGACATGATCCCGTTTTTCATTAATTCCGCAATCAGGCTGGTAACCGGCAGATTCATTTTTTCCGCCAATTCTTTGATTACGATTTGTTCCGGGATGGAAACTTCCTTCTTTTCTGTTGTTTCAGTCATATTAGATATCAGTCAATATTACTATAGGATAGTTGAAAAATGCTATTTGGTCAACCCGATGCCAATGCACTTTTTGAAAATGCATATGGCCCGGGTCAATCTGATGCATTTGTTTTTCAAATGCTCGGGCCAACTCTTCCGGGGCTCATATTAAAAAAATACGCACATCTCTCGTGGTAATTTTTGTTTTTATCTTTAGGTTGTTTTTACTGTGGAATGAGGGTATCAGATCCCCGCGGTATTGCTGTTAGAATTTTCTTTCCTTGCCGACTATGATATTGAGCTTTTTGTTCAACACTTCGACTGTGGCTGGTGTTTTCACAATTGTTTCTCCATCGGCAATCAGTGATACAATTTCCTCACTGATAATCTTGATTTTACGGATAGGAAAAACGCTCTGTTTTTTTGTAGCAAGCTTGTCTTTACCGAAAGCGCTTTTTTCTTTCGGTGTAAAAACCGCTTCCAGGAATCCGTCTTTCGGATTGCAGACATTTTTACGTCTTTCCGTGTCGATCGGAGCGTATGAAAGATTGCAGATTTGGATGCGGTCTGTTTTACTGGTGGATGAAATGTTAAAATGTCCGCCGTTGCATTCCAGAGATACATTGCTTGCTTCCGGAACTTCTAAGCTTGAAAAAAAGTACTGATCATTTACTTTACCGATATCAATTCTCTCAATGATTCTTGCGGAAAGCACGTCACATGCCTTTTCGGCGACGGGGATGCCCAGTATTTTTGCGATGGTACTGTTTTCTATCGGGATGTAGCCGAAAGTTACACCCGTCTGATTTGCGACTGCCGGGAATACCCTGGAAAAAGTTCTGTCCGACCCTACGGCAATTATTGTATCGACACCATTTTTTACACTATCGTTGATAACCTCTTTAATACTCTTCAAAACATTCATTTTTTCAATTTTTCCGTTGATACCTAAATCAATCAATCGGTTTTCGATCTTCGCCAGGGTTTGAGCATATTTCTTATCGCTCAAGAAAGAATCATAGAGATAGTAATACATGGCTTCTTCAACAAGCTTCGGTTAGCAGTTTAACTAAATCGTTTCCGATTTATCATTCTTTCCGGTTCTAGTCTTCAATTTTTGTGCCTCTTCTTTTATTTCCATTGTATCGTTCTGGTCGCAAACGCAATTGCCGTTCAGTGATGCGCCCGCTTCAATGGAAATAATTTTAGTTTTAATATTGCCGGTTACCTTAGCTGTGCTTTTCAGTTCGGTTTTACCCTTTACATATAAATCACCGATTACTTCGCCGGAGATTAAAACATTTGCCGCTTCCAAGTCGGCTTTTATTTTGGCATTTGTCCCGATTTTTAAATCTTGGTTTGTTTTAAGCGTGCCGACAACTTGTCCTTCAACAACAATACTGCCTTCGCCATGAAAATCCCCCTCAACTTTAACCGACGGTCCGATGATTGTTTCGGTCTCTTTTTCTGTCATTTCATTGTCTTGATTTTTGAACATGTTTGGATAATTAATAATAAAAATATCACCCTAATTGTAGCTAATTCTTGCTCATTTGTCAAAAATTAATGATTTCGATTGACCTGCTGTTTTTCTCTAAAATATTTATTTTTACCTTGAACGAAATATTTTTTTTCGGCAGACGTTTTGCTTTCTCCGCCCATTCGATGAGACAGACGGTATCTTTGCGCCCCCAGTATTCCTCGATGCCGATAGATTGTATATTGCTGGGCTCAGGTAGCCGATACAGATCGACATGGCAGAAATATCTCAGCCGTTTTTTTGACAAATTA is part of the Patescibacteria group bacterium genome and encodes:
- the rbfA gene encoding 30S ribosome-binding factor RbfA, whose translation is MPSQRIKQINELIKEELGSIMNREIEFSSGSLVTITKVETSPDLKHANISVSILPFSANQQIRHEIEREKGNIQKLLGDRIKIKFIPKIHFRLDESEEKAQHITDLLDTINK
- a CDS encoding diacylglycerol kinase family protein yields the protein MYYYLYDSFLSDKKYAQTLAKIENRLIDLGINGKIEKMNVLKSIKEVINDSVKNGVDTIIAVGSDRTFSRVFPAVANQTGVTFGYIPIENSTIAKILGIPVAEKACDVLSARIIERIDIGKVNDQYFFSSLEVPEASNVSLECNGGHFNISSTSKTDRIQICNLSYAPIDTERRKNVCNPKDGFLEAVFTPKEKSAFGKDKLATKKQSVFPIRKIKIISEEIVSLIADGETIVKTPATVEVLNKKLNIIVGKERKF
- the infB gene encoding translation initiation factor IF-2; translated protein: MTETTEKKEVSIPEQIVIKELAEKMNLPVTSLIAELMKNGIMSSMNERIDFDTAGIIAEDLGYTIKKIELEENGESEDVKILEDALKDDTQAEERPPVVVVMGHVDHGKTKLLDAIRTTNIVDDEAGGITQSIGAYQIEDKGKLITLIDTPGHEAFSAMRGRGARVADIAILVVAADDGVKPQTKEAYKIIQTTKLPFVVAINKIDKPEANVERVKKELTEMGIVPEEWGGKTVFAEISAKDKIGISELLDMVLLVAEMEKKNIVANPDREAVGTIIESHIDKGAGPQATVLVQTGSLKEGDNIIVGDVYGKVKALKDWRGEIVKLAGPSRPVQILGLKGAPKVGDILRTTKNQAEIKDLIKKQKEISYQKEKDQQIVQRNTENENSENEETEKKVQDLNIILKTDTLGSQEAIIESLNKLKHPEVRATITSKGLGNITEKDIIQTDSAGAYLIGFNVVLTTHAQEIQRDRQANVKLYDIIYELLDFVKDELEKMLSPELIQTELGKVEILAIFKNEKDGQIVGGRVKQGKIENNTKVRIIRNNEKIGSGHIVQLQSDKKNSKEVPKDSECGMKIETHAVIQVGDSIEVYREEKKARKIEFK
- a CDS encoding DHH family phosphoesterase, which encodes MYQNASLYKEIFDRLSESERTLVIAHQNPDGDAVGSMLAVTHFLDQTVGINHVFCLTEPMDSFSFLPGVERINTDAKIFNEHEFDTIVILDSGDLKYCGIEIHIDNLTYKPIIINIDHHPTNTNFGHINLVETNAASTTDILYRIFEHNRFNISKDMATCLLTGIMTDTGSFSNLGTTSQSIQNASELLINGARKQEIINNTLNIQSIGTLKLWGRAFSRLVKSDYTDAVMTVITQKDFEECGVINDSAEGIANFLNNLHGAKAVLVLKEQKDGTIKGSLRTTQDGVDVSVFARLLGGGGHKKAAGFTIKGRIKETATGWRIV
- the tsaE gene encoding tRNA (adenosine(37)-N6)-threonylcarbamoyltransferase complex ATPase subunit type 1 TsaE produces the protein MIETKKKYYTENEKQTKEIGMELGKQITGGGIIALYGNLGAGKTVFVKGVAKGLGIKNRITSPTFVFWRVYNLSKKRLRYFCHVDLYRLPEPSNIQSIGIEEYWGRKDTVCLIEWAEKAKRLPKKNISFKVKINILEKNSRSIEIINF
- the clpP gene encoding ATP-dependent Clp endopeptidase proteolytic subunit ClpP yields the protein MHLIPTVIEKSNMGERAYDIYSRLLKERIIFLGDPIDDNIANTVIAQLLFLDSEDKKRDIKLYINTPGGSVTSGMAIYDTMQYVSPDVSTICVGLAASMGATLLAGGKKGKRFALPNSEILIHQVMGGAEGQAVDIKIRAEHILKIRDRLNNILASHTGQPLKKIEKDTDRDYFMTAEEARKYGIIDRIIQ
- a CDS encoding polymer-forming cytoskeletal protein, yielding MFKNQDNEMTEKETETIIGPSVKVEGDFHGEGSIVVEGQVVGTLKTNQDLKIGTNAKIKADLEAANVLISGEVIGDLYVKGKTELKSTAKVTGNIKTKIISIEAGASLNGNCVCDQNDTMEIKEEAQKLKTRTGKNDKSETI